The window GACTCCACGACGTCGAACTGGACCGCACCGTAGGCCAGATGTCCGGCGGAGAGACCGTTCTGCTGCGCCTGGCCGCCCTGCTGCTGGAGCGCCCCGACGTACTCCTGCTCGACGAGCCGACCAACAACCTTGACCTGTTCGCACGGCGTCGGCTCTACGAAGCCGTCGACTCCTGGCGCTCCGGAGTACTGGTCGTCGTCAGCCACGACCGTGAGCTGCTGGAGCGGGTGGACCGTATCGCCGAACTGCGCTCCGGATCAGTGAGTTGGTACGGGGGCGGCTGGTCCGCCTACGAGGCGGCGGTGGCCACCCAGCAGGAAGCAGCCGGCCGGATGCTGCGGGTCGCCGAGGCGGATGTCCGCCGGCAGAAACGCGAACTGGAGGAGGCCCGGATCAAGGCGGCGCGACGCCAGCGGCACAGCAAGAAGATGGACGCCGAGCGTCGGGCCCCGAGAATTGTCGCCGGTGAGCGCAAGCGGTCCGCGCAGGAGTCGGCGGACAAGCTCCGCGGCCTGCAGGAGGACCGACTTCATGAGGCGCGCGAGCGGCGCGAGGAGGCCGCGGACGCGGTGCACAACGACGCCGAGATCAGGGTGAGCCTGCCCCATACCGCCGTGCCCGCCGGCCGCACCGTCCTGAGTCTGCACGACCTGAGCCTCCGGTTCGGCAAGCTGCGCGAAGGCAACCTCCAGGTGCACGGGCCCGAACGCATCGCTCTGGTCGGGCGCAACGGAGCCGGAAAGACCTCTCTGCTGCGCACCCTCACCGGGGAGCTGGCACCGCTGTCCGGTGAGGCCAGGACATGTGTGCCGCTGCGGTTCCTACCGCAGCGCCTGGATGTACTGGACGAGGAGCTGAGTGTCGCAGCGAACGTGGCACGCCTGGCGCCCGGCGTCACCGACAACCACATCCGCTCCCAGCTCGCGCGGTTCCTGTTCAAGGGGGCACGCGCGGAACAGCCGGCGGGCACCCTGTCGGGCGGCGAACGCTTCCGGGCCGCCCTCGCGGCGACCATGCTCGCCGCACCGGCCCCGCAGTTGCTCATGCTGGACGAGCCCACCAACAACCTCGACGTGGCCAGCGTGCGACAGCTGACGAGCGCGCTCGACTCCTACCAGGGCGCGCTCCTGATCGCCAGCCACGACCTGACCTTCCTCGAATCGGCGGGCATCACCCGCTGGTTGCTCCTCGGCGAGGAGGTCCAGGAGACGAGCGCCGAAGAGGTCCGCGACCTGCTCGAAGCGCCAGAGGCCGGTTGAACGTCCCCGCAGGGCGGATGAGCCCGGAGCTCACTGGTCCGGTGCCTGCGTGGCCTCGGCGGCGGCAGCCGTGCCGGTGTCGGTACGCGCAGCCGGCGCCGGGGGAGCGGCCAGGTGCGCGAGCATCTGAAGCCGTTCCCCTGTGGGGGAGCCGGGCTCGGCATGGTAGGCGACAAGCATCTGACCAGGGGCGCCGGGAAGCGCGAGCTTTTCGTAGTGGAGATCGAGAGGACCGACCTGAGGGTGGAGCAGGCGGCTGACTCCGCTCGTCTTCTGGCGTACGTCCTGGCGGGCCCAGAGCGTGCGGAAACGCTCGCTGTGCAGGCTGAGTTCGCCGATCAGCTCGACGAGCTCGGGGTCGTCGACGGCGGCTGCGCTGACCGACCGCAAGTAGGCGACGGCCTTGGCGGTCATCTTGTCCCAGTCCCGGTAGAACTCGCGCATTTCCGGTTCGAGGAATGCGGCTCGCAGTGCGTTGATCCCCGGCGCGAAGAGGGGGTTGAGTGCGATGGCCATCGGGTTCGTGGCCAGCGTGGTCATGTAGCGGCCATGGACGAGGGCGGGCGTGGTGGGCCAGCCGTCGATCATGTTCTGGATGCTCGCGCTCACCCTCTCCGGGCGGGAGGTCCTGCGCGTGGCGGTCCGGGGCGAGTGGGCGAGCGCGTGCATGTACACGAGGGCATCGGCTTCGAGCCGCAAGGCGTCGGCGATGCTGTCGAGGACCTGGTCGGAGGGGTGCCGGTCGCGGCCCTGTTCCAGACGCAGGTAGTACTCGGCGCTGATGCCGGCGAGCAGGGCGACTTCCTCCCGGCGCAGACCGGGCACCCGTCGGCGCTCTCCG is drawn from Streptomyces sp. NBC_01717 and contains these coding sequences:
- a CDS encoding ABC-F family ATP-binding cassette domain-containing protein — protein: MTNPIAPSTSVTCSAMSFQWPDGTTVFDGLSLTIGRGRTGLAGANGTGKSTLLRLLAGQLRPSQGSVTVGGSLAYLPQNITLDTTLRVDQALGIAGRRAALRAIEAGDVSIEHFETIGDDWDVEERALATLGSLGLHDVELDRTVGQMSGGETVLLRLAALLLERPDVLLLDEPTNNLDLFARRRLYEAVDSWRSGVLVVVSHDRELLERVDRIAELRSGSVSWYGGGWSAYEAAVATQQEAAGRMLRVAEADVRRQKRELEEARIKAARRQRHSKKMDAERRAPRIVAGERKRSAQESADKLRGLQEDRLHEARERREEAADAVHNDAEIRVSLPHTAVPAGRTVLSLHDLSLRFGKLREGNLQVHGPERIALVGRNGAGKTSLLRTLTGELAPLSGEARTCVPLRFLPQRLDVLDEELSVAANVARLAPGVTDNHIRSQLARFLFKGARAEQPAGTLSGGERFRAALAATMLAAPAPQLLMLDEPTNNLDVASVRQLTSALDSYQGALLIASHDLTFLESAGITRWLLLGEEVQETSAEEVRDLLEAPEAG
- a CDS encoding helix-turn-helix domain-containing protein is translated as MATASKLGDYLRARREQVRPEDVGLPAGERRRVPGLRREEVALLAGISAEYYLRLEQGRDRHPSDQVLDSIADALRLEADALVYMHALAHSPRTATRRTSRPERVSASIQNMIDGWPTTPALVHGRYMTTLATNPMAIALNPLFAPGINALRAAFLEPEMREFYRDWDKMTAKAVAYLRSVSAAAVDDPELVELIGELSLHSERFRTLWARQDVRQKTSGVSRLLHPQVGPLDLHYEKLALPGAPGQMLVAYHAEPGSPTGERLQMLAHLAAPPAPAARTDTGTAAAAEATQAPDQ